CCGCAGCTGGCCGTGGCCGGCGGCATTGCCCTGGCCGACGTGCTCGATAAAAAGCCCAAAGTGACCCTGACCTACAGCGGCGACGGCGGCGCCTCCGAAGGCGACTTCCACGAGGCCCTGAACGTGGCCGCCGTGTGGCAGCTGCCGGTCATTTTTATGATTGAAAATAACGGCTACGGCCTGAGCACGCCCAGCAACGAGCAGTTCCGCTTCAAGTCTTTCGTCGACAAAGGCCCCGCCTACGGCATGGAAGCCGTGCAGGTCGACGGCAACAACGTGCTCGAAGTGTACGCCACCGTGAAGCGCCTGGCCGAGGACCTGCGCGAAAACCCGCGCCCCGTGCTGGTGGAGGCCCTCACGTTCCGCATGCGGGGCCACGAGGAAGCCAGCGGCACCAAGTACGTGCCCCAGAGCCTGATGGAAGAATGGGCCGCTAAGGACCCGGTCGAAAACTACGAAAAGTGGCTGCTGGCCGAAGGCGTGCTCACCGAAACCGCCCGGCACAGCATCCGCGAAACCATCAAAGCCGCCATCGAGGCTGGCCTGCAGGAAGCCGATGCTGAGCCCATGCCCACGGCCAACATTCAGGAGGAAATGGCCGACATGTACCAGCCCTTCGAGGCGCCCGTCACGGCCGCGCCCCAGGACGGCGCCGTGCCCGAAAAGCGCTTCATCGACGCCATTTCCGAAGGCTTAAAGCAGAGCATGGAGCGCTACCCCGACCTCGTGCTCATGGGCCAGGACATTGCCGATTACGGCGGGGTGTTCAAAATCACGGAAGGCTTCGTGGCCGAGTTTGGCAAGGCGCGGGTGCGCAACACGCCCTTGTGCGAGTCGGCCATTGTGGGCGTGGGCCTGGGCCTGAGCATCAAGAAGAAGAAAAGCATGGTGGAAATGCAGTTTGCGGACTTCGTGACCTGCGGCTTCAACCAGATTGTGAACAACCTGGCCAAGAGCCACTACCGCTGGGGGCAGAACGCCGATGTGGTGATTCGGATGCCTACCGGCGCGGGCTCGGCCGCCGGGCCGTTCCACTCCCAGAGCAACGAGGCGTGGTTCACGCACGTGCCCGGCCTGAAAGTGGTGTACCCCAGCAACCCGCACGACGCCAAAGGCCTACTCTGCGCCGCTATTGAGGACCCCAACCCAGTGCTGTACTTCGAGCACAAGATGCTGTACCGCAGCATGAGCGGCCCCGTGCCGACGGCCTACTACACCACGCCCATCGGCCAGGCCGCGCTGGCGGCCGAGGGCGACGAGCTGAGCATCATCACCTACGGCATGGGCGTGCGCTGGGCCCTCGACGTGTGCCAGGACCTGGGCGCATCGGCTGACATTCTGGACCTGCGCACCCTGCTGCCCTGGGACCAGGAAGCCGTGCGCCGCACCGTGGCCAAAAACGGCCGCGTGCTCATTTTGCACGAAGACACCATGACGGGCGGCATCGGCGGCGAAATTGCGGCCTGGATAGGGGAGAACTGCTTCGAGCACCTCGACGCGCCCGTGCGCCGCGTGGCCTCGCTGGACACGGCCATCCCGTTTGCGCCGCCGCTGGAAGCCGCGTTTCTGCCGCAGCAGCGGCTGCGCGAGCAGGTGCAGGCCCTGCGCCAGTACTAGGTGCCGAAGTTGGCGCGGTTTTCGCGCCCGCAAGCCTTACCTTCCCTCTGCTTCCTCGCTGACTTTGCACGTTTTACGGTGATTATTCGTATACCCTCTGTTCTTCTTCTGCCTTTGTTGGGCGTATGGCTGCTGAGCAGTTGCACGCTCTACCACAAAGTGGTGCATCCCTACCGCCTGCCCACGCCCAAACCTTCCCCCGAATACAAAGCCCAGCTCGAAGCCAAGAAAAAGAAAGAAAAAGCCCTGCTGTCGTTTCAGCACGACGCCGATAAGAAAGCCAAGGCCAACGGCGACGACACCGAAGAAGCCGCCACCGACGTCTCGACGCCCAGCGGCGGCACCATGGGCACCCCGGTGGCCACCACCACCGAGCCCCGCACGCTGCCCGAGCGCTCTACGGTGCGCTACGACAAGAAGGGGCTGATGAAAAAGCCCAAGCTCAAGCGCCGCAAGGTGAACAAGCAGCACAAGCCGTTCCGTCCCTTGCAATCCATTAAGGACTTCTTCAAATATGGCCTCCACAAGAAACCCAACTACGACATCGACCACAAAGTGGCTCCCAAAGCCCCGCAGGACGAGCCCGCGCCCAACCCCGCGCCCGACGATGCCGGCAGCAAGCCCTAACGGCCGGTTGCTGTGGCTGGCTGCGGCCCTGCTGCTGTGGTTGGGCGGCGGCACGGCGCAGGCCCAGATTTCGCGTGAAAAGCCGGCCCAGGTGAAGGCCGCCAACCGCCGCGCCCTGCGCGAGGCCAAGCGCACCGATTCGCCCTTCAAAGACAGCCACCTCGACGTGACGCCGGCCCGCCTCAAGCGCGGCCAGAGTACCCAGCCGCAGCCCCAAATCGACCCGGAGCTGCGCTATAAGGGCACGGCCCCCGGCGTGAAGCCTCGCGGCTTTCTGGGCCTGCGCCGCGACAAAACCACCACCGTGGTGCGCAAAGAGCAGCGCACCAAGCCTCGTAACGCCGACGGTGGCAAGGCCGAGAAATAAATTTGCCCAACCGTCGGGGAATCAACTTCCCCCCCAACTTTGTAGTACCGGCACCCCGCCGCCCGGCCGCGCTTCTGAGCGCGTCTTCGGGCGGCGGCTTGCTTCACCAATCTTCATATCGAATGTCGACCCCCTGGCTTCCCCTTACCCAACCCGAACAACTTACCGACCTCGCCCAGGCTTCGCACGAGCAGCCGGTGCTCATTTTCAAGCACAGCACCACCTGCTCCATCAGCGCGGCGGCCAAAAGCAAGATTGAGCGCCAGTGGGCCGACAGCGGCCTTGACCTACCCATTTATTACCTCGACCTGCTGCGTTTTCGCCCCCTCTCGGCCCAGATAGCCGAGCAGTTTGGCGTGCGTCACGAGTCGCCGCAACTGTTGCTCATCAAAGACGGCGAATGCGCCTACGATGCCTCGCACATGGGCATCCGCCTCAGCGACGTGCAGGCAGTGGTGAAGTAGTGGATGGGCGGAGTGGTGGGTTGGTGGATTGCCAAGGCTTTTCCGATTAATCCACCACTCCATCACTCCACCAAGCCGCTATTTGTACTCGAACACCACGTTCTGCACCAGGTCGGGGTGCAGGCTCAGGGCTACCGGGCAGGTGTGGGCGGCGCGCTCCAGCACGGTGCGGGCGTTGGCATCAAGCGCGGCCGGCAGCGTCAGCGCCACGTCAATTTGCGCAATGCGGCGCGGGGCTTCCGTGCTCATGTGCTTGGTAACGTTGAAGGTGCTGCCGGTGAGGTCCCAGGCGTGGCGCTCGGCCACAATGCCCATCGTCGTGATGATGCAGGCCCCAAGGGCGGTACTCACCAGGTCGGTGGGCGAAAACGCTTCGCCCCGGCCGTGGTTATCCACGGGGGCATCGGTCTGAATAACGGAGCCGGAGGCCACGTGGGTGGCTTCGGTGCGGAGGTGGCCGGCGTAGCGGGCAGTGGCGGTGTTCATCAAGTCAGGCAGTTACCTTTACCAGGAAGTTTCTTATTTCGCTAAATTACGTACTGTGAACCGGGCCGGGCCGGTAGCGGTTTACGGAGTACATTTTCGGTCGACTATGTTTTCTTCTCTTCATCGCTTTGGGGGGCTGCTGGCCCTCGGTTTGCTCGTCGCCGCTGGGGCCCGGGCCCAGGCACCCGTGCGCTCGGAAATCGTCCCGGCCGCGCCCTCCGACGAGCAGTCGTACAGCAAAGAAGTCGTGTACGGCATCAATTTCAACACCCAGGGCGGCCTGCTGGGTGGCGCGTCGGTGCGTTCCTCGCGCGTGCTCGACGACCGCCTGCTCCGCTTTTGGAGCATTGAGGGCGTGATGCTGAAGGACAAGGCCAAGGAGCTCACGGTGAATACCATTGTGGGCGGTAGCTACGTTGACCGTAAAACCAACTATGCCTTTGTGCTGCGGCCGTCCATTGGCATGCAACGCATCCTGTTTCGCAAGGCCGCCGATGCCGGCGTGCAGGTCAACGGCTTGCTGAGCGTGGGCCCGTCCATCGGCCTGCTGATGCCTTATTACATCAGCTACGACTACACGGCGGCCCGCACGCAGGTCATCAACATCCAGACCGACGACATCCGCAACGAGCAATACGACCCGCTCAAGCACGTCGACCCCAACGTCATTCTCGACCACGGCCCGCTCTTCAGCGGCATCGGCGAAACCAAGGTGGTGCCCGGCTTCCACGCGCGCGGCGGCCTCAGCTTTGAGTACGGCCGCTACCGCGACGCCGTGACCGGCGTCGAAGTGGGCGTGCTGGTGGAAGGTTTCACCAAGCGCATGGTCATCCTCAGCCCCAGCAACCTGGCCGAAACCGACCGGCTGAACCGGCAGTTTTTTCCGTCGGTATACCTCA
This DNA window, taken from Hymenobacter sp. 5317J-9, encodes the following:
- the ytxJ gene encoding bacillithiol system redox-active protein YtxJ; this translates as MSTPWLPLTQPEQLTDLAQASHEQPVLIFKHSTTCSISAAAKSKIERQWADSGLDLPIYYLDLLRFRPLSAQIAEQFGVRHESPQLLLIKDGECAYDASHMGIRLSDVQAVVK
- a CDS encoding dehydrogenase E1 component subunit alpha/beta, with product MTPTATALQFDRQDLSNDTLLHLYQHLLRPRLIEEKMLILLRQGKVSKWFSGIGQEAISVGSTLALEADEYILPLHRNLGVFTGREVPLGRLFAQWQGKRTGFTKGRDRSFHFGTNEHHIVGMISHLGPQLAVAGGIALADVLDKKPKVTLTYSGDGGASEGDFHEALNVAAVWQLPVIFMIENNGYGLSTPSNEQFRFKSFVDKGPAYGMEAVQVDGNNVLEVYATVKRLAEDLRENPRPVLVEALTFRMRGHEEASGTKYVPQSLMEEWAAKDPVENYEKWLLAEGVLTETARHSIRETIKAAIEAGLQEADAEPMPTANIQEEMADMYQPFEAPVTAAPQDGAVPEKRFIDAISEGLKQSMERYPDLVLMGQDIADYGGVFKITEGFVAEFGKARVRNTPLCESAIVGVGLGLSIKKKKSMVEMQFADFVTCGFNQIVNNLAKSHYRWGQNADVVIRMPTGAGSAAGPFHSQSNEAWFTHVPGLKVVYPSNPHDAKGLLCAAIEDPNPVLYFEHKMLYRSMSGPVPTAYYTTPIGQAALAAEGDELSIITYGMGVRWALDVCQDLGASADILDLRTLLPWDQEAVRRTVAKNGRVLILHEDTMTGGIGGEIAAWIGENCFEHLDAPVRRVASLDTAIPFAPPLEAAFLPQQRLREQVQALRQY
- a CDS encoding OsmC family protein: MNTATARYAGHLRTEATHVASGSVIQTDAPVDNHGRGEAFSPTDLVSTALGACIITTMGIVAERHAWDLTGSTFNVTKHMSTEAPRRIAQIDVALTLPAALDANARTVLERAAHTCPVALSLHPDLVQNVVFEYK